GCACTCACTGAGAAACTGGGTTTTGTCGGGCATATGTTCCCCACTTTCCAGCGACCACACCAGGTCGAAGCTGTTGTCGGCAAAGGGCATGGCTAGGGCATCAGCCACTAAAAAAGTAGCGGGAATCTTGGCTAGATGCGATCGCTCCTCCGCCCGCTGGGCCTGGACAGGACTGAGGGTAATACCGGTGGCCGCCGCCCCAAATTTTTCTGCCAGATAAAGAGAGCTGCCGCCAATGCCACAGCCCACGTCTAACAACGAGGTCACATGGGTCACCTTAGACCACCGTAGGAGTTCATCAATGAGGTCAATTTGAGCTTGACGTCGCTCCTTGGGCACCGTGCCATCTTGCCCATAGTAGCCATGGTGCATATGTTCGCCCCACACCTGCTCCCACAACTCAGACGATGCGTCGTAGAATTGCTGAATTCGATTTTGTAACGAGGTTGTCATCCTCAACTCCTTGAAAAATAGTTGCACCGGGACATCACTACAATCTGCCTGCCGATTGGTACCCTGGAGAAGCCATTGGACAGGGGTTCAGGCACATGTCACAGGT
This genomic interval from Candidatus Obscuribacterales bacterium contains the following:
- a CDS encoding methyltransferase domain-containing protein, with translation MTTSLQNRIQQFYDASSELWEQVWGEHMHHGYYGQDGTVPKERRQAQIDLIDELLRWSKVTHVTSLLDVGCGIGGSSLYLAEKFGAAATGITLSPVQAQRAEERSHLAKIPATFLVADALAMPFADNSFDLVWSLESGEHMPDKTQFLSECYRVLRPGGTLILATWCHRETDVAPLTPREQKHLNKIYQVYCLPYVISLSNYAVIAEELGFRAMRTDDWSKAVAPFWAVVVRSAFSWSALWGLMRSGWTTIQAALSMGLMQRGYRSGLITFGVLCAQKPESDRPREILGD